The following proteins are co-located in the Vigna angularis cultivar LongXiaoDou No.4 chromosome 2, ASM1680809v1, whole genome shotgun sequence genome:
- the LOC108327305 gene encoding F-box/kelch-repeat protein At3g23880 produces the protein MEGKMLCEDMLLEILSWLPVKSLMRFMCVSKYFRCLVSNPRFVAKHLENSRKRTSFLSSYSNEDKTNSYVFPSTISSLIEEDSEPVIASDTDHGSDSERKKYRVLGSCNGLVCLTNGDEQVIRFDFWNPATTEIYDNPHPPLNLDKKEYPSMLGFGYDNSTHTYKVVVIVAPQNFDEDEDFRSLILSMKDEIRWREIEEFPAYTTTVEADGIYINNSLNWLGIYYTDYDEDGSDISFDEVAIVSLDLETETYTEMLLPRELNGVFVGDFCFPGEQLHSNEAPLIGVLNGCLSLFLHNRNTKDLSIWQMKEFGNERSWTILLNTSFHDLGFYTRRVPTTFTYDYHLWRVSVVRNQHFSSSYSIFIPLCLIENDRDIVIIHNSFQGCVVQTIIYNLIEKTVTYRKPADNLRWIYPMDYVESLVSPEMLSEEPNGTASLQ, from the coding sequence ATGGAGGGAAAGATGTTGTGTGAAGATATGTTGCTGGAAATTCTGTCATGGCTTCCAGTGAAATCTCTAATGCGATTCATGTGCGTGAGCAAGTACTTTCGATGTCTCGTATCGAATCCTCGTTTTGTGGCAAAGCATCTTGAAAATTCACGAAAAAGGACAAGTTTCTTGTCAAGTTACTCAAACGAAGATAAAACTAATAGTTATGTGTTTCCCTCAACTATCAGTTCTTTGATTGAAGAAGATTCAGAACCCGTCATTGCTTCTGATACTGACCATGGATCTGATTCTGAGAGGAAAAAGTATCGAGTTCTTGGTTCATGCAATGGCTTGGTCTGTTTGACTAATGGGGACGAACAGGTAATCAGGTTTGACTTTTGGAACCCCGCCACAACAGAAATATATGATAACCCGCATCCTCCGTTAAATCTTGACAAGAAAGAGTACCCTTCTATGTTAGGGTTTGGCTATGATAATTCAACGCATACCTACAAAGTGGTTGTAATAGTTGCCCCTCAGAATTTCGACGAAGATGAAGATTTTAGATCTttaattttaagcatgaaagaCGAGATTCGATGGAGAGAAATTGAAGAATTTCCTGCTTATACTACTACGGTGGAAGCTGATGGAATATATATAAACAACAGTCTTAACTGGTTAGGGATATATTATACGGACTATGACGAAGATGGCAGTGATATTTCATTTGATGAAGTGGCGATCGTTTCGCTTGATCTTGAGACTGAGACGTACACAGAGATGTTGCTTCCTCGCGAACTTAATGGGGTGTTCGTTGGAGATTTCTGCTTTCCTGGTGAACAGCTTCATTCCAATGAAGCTCCACTTATTGGAGTTTTGAATGGTTGTTTGAGTCTTTTTCTTCATAACCGCAACACAAAAGATCTAAGCATATGGCAGATGAAGGAGTTTGGGAATGAAAGATCTTGGACAATCTTGTTGAACACATCTTTTCATGATCTTGGATTTTACACCAGACGAGTACCTACGACTTTCACTTACGATTATCACCTATGGAGGGTTTCAGTAGTAAGAAATCAACATTTCTCTAGTAGTTATAGCATTTTTATACCTCTTTGCCTGATTGAGAATGATCGTGACATCGTGATCATTCACAATTCATTTCAAGGTTGTGTGGTgcaaacaattatttataatctGATAGAAAAGACAGTGACTTACAGAAAGCCGGCTGACAACTTACGTTGGATCTATCCTATGGATTATGTTGAAAGCTTGGTTTCCCCTGAAATGCTTTCTGAGGAACCTAATGGAACAGCTTCATTGCAATGA
- the LOC108328359 gene encoding uncharacterized protein LOC108328359 yields MKTNTNISGERKSRKRRSSGSDSLENTLEKWKEYNRQQQLGSRENGVEVIQKAPAKGSRKGCMRGKGGPQNSDCKFRGVRQRIWGKWVAEIREPINGKLVGEKANRLWLGTFSTALEAALAYDEAAKAMYGPSARLNFPDPSVEPIHSNGSSSSSGCDKKSPSGSSENDGDVERAESERNLHQPNEEKPRFSEVGVFEVTQEKLVLCGGCVADDSIEELKEMTSGFEQCQTSEECKAITSKNIKSEIPEESEGIERELERVLKNSGIGEEDNLLHNEPLDIAMNTGANYCSSSDAAEHDIVEKSEETRGESVETLKQCELSCSNHCLGCMHNMLPDSNSKPHSEHFNNDRSEASIARKHTEEVISEILGLCHSKCLKINHDQSPHEHYRTEHFDDTRTKLKCLECKLRAHSIHYKTQAPIVGDSNYPSMQGIHMFGSGTVGPIESMSQIDAMNNINTSRNSLPGFSSGHSRKLCDLSQQLHKLGGCLPEHWNNMQFADLEVGYDYSFLNPDYDFGLLEEKKLLDVCFPQIGS; encoded by the exons ATGAAGACCAATACTAACATTTCTGG GGAGAGGAAATCGCGTAAGAGGCGCAGTAGTGGAAGTGATTCTTTGGAGAACACTCTTGAAAAGTGGAAGGAGTATAACAGGCAGCAACAACTTGGGTCAAGAGAGAATGGGGTGGAAGTGATTCAGAAAGCTCCAGCAAAAGGGTCGAGAAAAGGGTGCATGAGAGGTAAGGGAGGGCCTCAGAACTCCGATTGCAAGTTCAGAGGTGTGAGGCAGAGAATTTGGGGAAAATGGGTTGCTGAGATTCGCGAACCAATCAATGGCAAGCTTGTGGGTGAAAAAGCAAATAGACTTTGGCTTGGTACTTTCTCCACTGCACTTGAAGCTGCTCTTGCTTATGATGAAGCTGCTAAGGCCATGTATGGCCCTTCTGCGCGTTTGAATTTTCCAGACCCTTCTGTGGAGCCAATACACTCTAACggatcatcatcatctagtGGATGTGATAAAAAATCACCTAGTGGTTCTTCAGAGAATGACGGTGATGTTGAAAGAGCTGAGTCGGAAAGGAACCTTCATCAGCCTAATGAAGAGAAACCAAGATTTTCTGAGGTTGGTGTTTTTGAGGTAACACAAGAGAAACTGGTTCTTTGTGGAGGTTGTGTAGCTGATGACTCGATAGAGGAGTTGAAGGAAATGACAAGTGGCTTTGAACAATGTCAAACAAGTGAGGAATGTAAGGCAATAACTTCGAAGAATATTAAGTCTGAAATACCTGAAGAAAGTGAAGGGATAGAGAGAGAATTGGAGAGGGTTCTGAAAAATTCTGGCATAGGTGAAGAGGATAATCTCTTGCATAATGAGCCTTTGGACATAGCCATGAATACAGGAGCTAACTACTGTAGCTCTTCTGATGCTGCTGAACATGACATTGTGGAGAAGAGTGAAGAAACAAGAGGAGAATCAGTTGAAACTTTGAAACAATGTGAGTTAAGCTGCAGCAACCATTGCCTTGGATGTATGCATAACATGCTGCCAGATAGCAATTCAAAACCACATTCTGAGCACTTTAATAACGACCGATCTGAGGCATCCATAGCAAGAAAACATACCGAGGAAGTAATTTCTGAAATCCTGGGGCTGTGTCACAGCAAGTGCTTGAAGATTAATCATGATCAGTCACCACATGAGCATTATAGAACTGAACATTTTGATGACACGAGAACTAAGCTTAAGTGTTTGGAATGCAAGCTGAGAGCACATTCTATTCATTACAAAACTCAGGCACCCATAGTTGGGGATTCCAATTATCCTTCAATGCAAGGAATTCATATGTTTGGTAGTGGCACTGTTGGACCAATTGAAAGCATGTCCCAAATTGATGCTATGAACAACATCAACACAAGCAGAAATTCCCTACCTGGATTTAGTTCTGGGCACAGTAGGAAGTTGTGTGATCTTTCTCAGCAGCTACACAAACTTGGTGGTTGCCTTCCAGAGCATTGGAATAATATGCAGTTTGCAGACTTGGAAGTGGGTTATGATTATAGTTTCTTAAATCCTGATTATGATTTTGGCTTATTGGAGGAGAAGAAGTTACTTGATGTATGCTTTCCCCAAATAGGATCCTAG